In Montipora capricornis isolate CH-2021 chromosome 4, ASM3666992v2, whole genome shotgun sequence, a single genomic region encodes these proteins:
- the LOC138044652 gene encoding melatonin receptor type 1B-like yields MTSTKSTGPLRLSLEESIPFLTILTIVWVTSIATNLLIVGIICKNSQRRKNYDLFVLNSSFADLLTAVTVIPFWILSAVHNQIDFVGEIYCRISATVSLLDLVAPIMFLTLVAASRHCALVDRKAFPRIFSDTRSRLMVLFVWLLALTISIPPHFTWPISTEVLCIPDLISNSWYTTAVLAFSVILPLSAGFYSHIHDIFLFQPERMKQNGAVKRHCERFALRGTEMSEQKALFGILVIHTFCWAPYTFVAMAQTLNEGKVFYTGKLPLHFIALIVGLTGIALKGIVFCFEVPHLKELIRKQFGCSEREESPSQDV; encoded by the coding sequence ATGACCAGCACAAAATCAACGGGCCCGCTTCGCTTGAGCCTCGAAGAATCCATTCCGTTCTTAACCATCCTTACAATTGTATGGGTCACTTCTATCGCCACTAATTTGCTAATTGTCGGTATCATTTGCAAGAACTCACAGAGAAGAAAGAATTATGATCTGTTTGTACTAAACAGCAGTTTCGCAGATTTATTAACAGCGGTCACTGTGATTCCATTTTGGATTCTCTCAGCCGTTCATAACCAAATCGACTTTGTAGGGGAAATCTACTGCAGGATAAGCGCTACAGTCAGCCTGCTCGATCTGGTAGCTCCAATTATGTTTTTAACACTTGTAGCAGCGTCCAGACATTGTGCATTAGTCGACAGGAAAGCGTTTCCTAGAATTTTCAGCGACACTCGGTCAAGGCTTATGGTATTGTTTGTCTGGTTGCTGGCTCTAACAATCAGCATTCCTCCACATTTCACTTGGCCGATTTCCACAGAGGTTCTGTGTATACCTGATTTAATCAGCAATTCCTGGTATACCACGGCAGTTCTGGCTTTTAGTGTAATACTGCCGCTATCTGCCGGATTCTATTCTCATATACacgacatttttctttttcaacccgAGCGTATGAAGCAAAATGGAGCCGTGAAGAGGCACTGCGAGAGATTTGCCCTACGGGGAACAGAGATGTCCGAACAAAAAGCACTTTTTGGAATTCTCGTAATTCACACTTTCTGCTGGGCTCCGTATACGTTCGTAGCAATGGCTCAAACGTTGAACGAGGGGAAAGTGTTTTACACTGGAAAATTACCTCTTCACTTCATTGCGTTGATCGTGGGATTGACTGGAATCGCATTGAAGGGGATTGTGTTCTGTTTTGAAGTGCCCCACTTGAAGGAACTCATCAGAAAACAATTTGGATGCTCCGAACGAGAGGAAAGCCCCTCCCAAGATgtttaa